A single Rhopalosiphum padi isolate XX-2018 chromosome 4, ASM2088224v1, whole genome shotgun sequence DNA region contains:
- the LOC132930001 gene encoding tigger transposable element-derived protein 6-like gives MGPVKVYKCLSIADKQKVIAAVEAGEKKKDVALRFGIPASTLSTILKQKDHLTTSTPYSSRIRQKKCEYPDLEECLMAWFTQSRQNNIPISGPILKEKSKLFATNLGITNFQASEGWLEKFKKRHDLTFKKVCGESASVDPCISQDWKNELINLLVDYDARDIFNADETGLFYKCLPDRTLTFKNEKCHGGKNSKERITVMLAANMDGSQKLKSLMIGKFANPRCFKNIKSFPLMYRSNKKAWMTGVLFTEWLSCIDVDMKKANRKILMFVDNCTAHNNIPHLENIKIHFLPPNTTSTLQPLDQGIIKNFKTMYRKEIVREVLACIGEVPCKISILTAMEMVHKAWENVSAQTIANCFRTCGFIKDGQTIGEGIPVQCEEVESTWNRLEVPVSFEEFVHFDDNVATAGTFTDEEIIQSTLANQHNSDNDDEEEEAEAEAPVISLKEAKFFMSGLRKFFEQSEMDEKRCDTIFNAIMSLVNIMADKFSFVDEVTTL, from the coding sequence ATGGGTCCCGTAAAAGTGTACAAGTGTTTGTCGATAGCCGACAAACAAAAAGTGATCGCAGCAGTTGAAGccggtgaaaaaaaaaaagatgttgcTCTACGTTTTGGTATACCAGCTTCTACGCTTTCAACAATACTAAAACAAAAGGACCATCTTACAACATCAACACCTTATTCATCGCGGATCAGACAGAAAAAATGTGAGTACCCCGATCTGGAAGAATGTCTTATGGCTTGGTTTACTCAAAGTAGGCAAAATAATATTCCAATATCAGGacctattttaaaagaaaaatctaAGTTGTTTGCTACCAACTTAGGTATCACAAATTTTCAAGCTAGTGAGGGTTggttagaaaaatttaaaaaacgtcaTGATTTAACTTTCAAAAAAGTATGTGGAGAGAGTGCAAGTGTTGACCCGTGCATTTCACAAGATTGGAAAAATGAGTTAATCAATCTATTGGTTGATTATGATGCTAGGGATATTTTTAATGCCGATGAGACCGGacttttttacaaatgtttacCAGATCGCACTTTgacatttaaaaacgaaaaatgtcATGGTGGTAAAAATAGTAAAGAACGGATAACAGTGATGTTAGCCGCGAACATGGATGGATCCCAGAAACTTAAGTCCTTAATGATCGGAAAATTTGCTAACCCACGctgtttcaaaaacataaaatctttCCCACTAATGTACCGGTCAAATAAAAAGGCGTGGATGACAGGTGTATTATTTACAGAGTGGTTGTCATGTATCGATGTAGATATGAAAAAGGCAAATCGAAAAATTTTGATGTTCGTTGACAACTGTACCGCACACAATAATATTCCTcatcttgaaaatataaaaattcattttttacctCCCAACACTACATCAACTCTCCAACCACTAGACcaaggaataataaaaaattttaaaacgatgTATCGGAAGGAAATTGTTCGAGAGGTGTTGGCGTGCATTGGTGAAGTTCCATGTAAAATTTCTATACTCACTGCTATGGAAATGGTACACAAAGCATGGGAAAATGTTAGTGCACAAACCATCGCGAATTGCTTCAGAACTTGTGGTTTTATTAAGGACGGACAGACAATTGGTGAAGGTATTCCTGTTCAATGTGAGGAAGTTGAAAGCACATGGAACAGACTAGAAGTTCCTGTATCATTTGAAGAATTTGTTCACTTTGACGATAATGTCGCAACTGCTGGTACTTTTACTGACGAGGAAATTATTCAATCTACTTTAGCCAATCAGCACAATTCTGACAATGATGACGAGGAAGAGGAGGCGGAGGCGGAGGCTCCTGTCATATCGTTAAAAGAAGCAAAATTTTTTATGTCAGGATTACGTAAATTTTTTGAGCAATCTGAAATGGACGAAAAAAGATGCGATACAATTTTCAATGCTATCA